Within the Vigna angularis cultivar LongXiaoDou No.4 chromosome 10, ASM1680809v1, whole genome shotgun sequence genome, the region CCAGCGAGTCAGATGGTAGTCATCTAGAGAAGATCAGATGATTGGGCGATGTTGTGTGGGATTCACGTGCCTCGAAGCACTTTATAACTGATGTGCGTGACGTTGCTCATAAATGTTTCTCGCCCTGATTCTAACACGGGTGGTCCTCACTTGAAGAGGCAATCCCGGTCTGATGGTCATCGATGAAAACTGTGATGATAACTGATGACGATAGAAGACTACAAAAAATGCACCAAAAATTACATAGACTAGCAACCTGATTTGATACCAACTTAAAATTGAAACAGAAAGAAATTATGTATTTGGAAGTCCTAAAGAAGCTTGATGAAGTCCTCTTTTTAATCTTTCATATATACGACTTAATACATTTGAACCACTTAATCTCACAAGGAAAGACAACTCATACTCaactaattaatattatgtAATCATTGAAGTTTGTATTTTCCTAATTGATTCAGTACCACGAGTTGATATTTTCATGACTTTCACATAAGATTCttgatagttttatttaatCCCTTTGTCAATAATTAACTAGTCTTATAATTGGCCTCTTAGATAAGTTACATTTCCTTATAATAGAAGTTCGGATACACATGCCACCTCActcaaaatttacaaaattgatGCAAAAAACTGttgaaaaaaactaatttagtcttaaaaaaataaggaaTTAAAGTGAAGATTttgtgtttaaaagaaaaaattgaaaattaaattataaataagaaagcAAAGTGTCTTATATTAACGGAAATTTTTTTGAAGAGAGGGTATATGATAAACTTGATCTTAACTATTGAAGTGAGGAAAACGGtgaattaatatatttcattataatgaATTAATACAAGTAACAGAAGGTGAAGACTTGAAAGTATAGTTTTGCATAACGAATTGTTTATAGAGTGATTTTCGGTGTAAAGTGTAGAACTCTTGTTACTCATCAAGTAACCAATCGGATCATGCATATAATAACTTAATTCCCAGATCCTCTGTCACAATTAACATTTAAggaattatgtatttttattctttttctatttttacattttatctaaaattgatataatctaaaaatgtggatataaatttaaataaatatagaaaaattaaacttacaaaaaaaagtataatgttAATTTTGTACACAACGCATGTTTTAGTTTAAGCTttggttatatatattttgtactggtacacttttctttttctatttaacACATCTTCTCATCTACATACTTGTATGTTTGAACatgatttatgttttaatgGTGGGAggttaaaacatttataaaacgttattctaagaaaaaaaatttccacaaaattatcaaagtgacgaaaaataaatttaaaaactctaATCAAACCTAAAAATTTTAAGCAATGATTAAagttattagattttttttattgtgtatcCCATAATTGACTATTTAGGatagaaaacattaaatttaattattacgCGTGATAACTTTTTACGTActgaaagatgaaataaattattttaaaatctttttattatctaattCATCTAAATATAATTGCAAGACTTACAAATGCGTTTATCTTTACTTGTTCAGGTTTAAGAAAGTTGTATATGTTGGAATAAATTGATGGAGTGTCTGTTGGGTTTTGCATCTTCTGTTTCAAGAGATTTAGTGTGTGGAGCATTAAATCAATTACGTTATCCTTGTTGCTTTAAAAATTTCGTCAAAAGgcttgaagaagaagagagcAATTTGATTATAACGAAAGATAGTGTCCAAAAATTTGTTACGGACAACAAGAAACAAGCGAGAAAGCCCAGTGAAATTGTGGACAAGTGGCTGGAAGATGCTATCAATGATGTACACAATGTCAATCAGTTGCTGGAAGAGGCAAGAACACAAAAACATTGTTGCTTTGGGCACTGCCCAAATTGGATTTGGCGATATCATGTTGGAAAAAAGTTAGCAAACAAAACTATGAACCTCGAAAAGGTCATTGAAGAGGGTAGAAAATATGTGCCATTTGACCGCATCGCTACGCTTCCTTCAAACACCCTTGATATGCTTTCAGAAAAATGCATGAATTTTGAGAGTAGACAATCTGCTTATGAGCAACTACTTGATGCAGTGAAAAATAATGATGTTTCCATGATTGGGTTGTATGGGATGGGAGGTTGTGGTAAAACCACATTAGCAATGGAGGTTAGGAAATTAGTAGAAGCAGAGCatctttttgaaaaagttcTTTTTGTACCTGTTTCTAGTACCGTGGAAGTTCGGAGGATTCAAGAAAAAATAGCAAGTTCACTGCAATTTGAATTTCCAGAAACCGAAGAAATGCAGAGAGCCCAAAGATTGTGCTCAAGATTAactcaagagaaaaatgtttttataattctCGATGATGTGTGGGAAAACCTTGACTTTGGTCGTATTGGGATTCCTTCATCTGAACACCATAAAGGATGCAAGATTCTCATTACCAGTAGATCAGAAGCAGTTTGTACTTTAATGGACTGTCAAAGAAAGATTTACTTGCCAATTTTAACGAATGAAGAAGCATGGACTCTTTTCCAAAATAAAGCACTTATAACAGAAGCCACCTCTGATACCTTAAAGGAAATAGGAAGATTAATTTCCAATGAATGTAAAGGATTGCCGGTTGCCATTGCAGCTGTTGCTTGTAGTTTGAAGGGAAAAGCTGAGACGGAATGGAGGGTTGCATTGAATAAATTGAGACATTCTAAGCCAATAAATATTGAGAGAGGTTTGACTGATCCCTACAAGTGCCTGCAGTTGAGCTATGATAATTTAGATACTAAAGAAGCTAAATCACTTTTCCTGTTGTGCTCTGTGTTTCCtgaagattttgaaattgaaattgaaattttaacaaGATGTGCAATAGGATTAGGTGTAGTTGGAGAAGTTGACTCATATGAAGAGGCAAGGAGTGAAGTGATTGCAGCTAAAATTAAACTTGTTAGTTGTTGTTTATTGTTGGATGCAGATGATGAAGGTGTCAAAATGCATGACATAGTTCGTGATGTGGCCCACATAATAGCAAAAGATGAGAATAAGATTATCAAGTGTGAAGTGGAGAAAGATGTTAGAGTGGAACAAAATTCAGTTAGATATCTATGGTGTGCGAAACTTCCAAATGATTTGGATTGCTCCAATCTTGAGTTTTTATGCTTACGGACAAAGATGAAAGAATTTGATGGGATTTTCAAAAGAATGGGAATGCTCAAAGTTTTGATTCTTGTCAACAATGAGTATGGAAGAAGACCATTGTTAACAATATCTTTCGAAACAGTAACAAATCTGCGTTGTCTATTCATTGAGAATTATGAATTGAGCGACTTCTCATTTTTTGGCGGTATGAAGAATCTTCAAAGTCTCTCGTTATATAATTGTTCACTGCCTTCATTTCCTGAATTACAAACCGATGTTGCGATTACACTAAAATTGTTAGACTTAAATGGATGTAACATTAAAGTGAAGAATTTTGAAGTGATTAAAAGAATCCCGCTTTTGGAAGAGTTGTACATCATTGAAATTGAAGGAGAATGGGATGCTAACAGTGAAGAGTTGTACATTATTGATATTGAATTCTTTAAGACGTTTAGCATTCCCGAAACACTGCAAAGGTATGGAATTGTATTAGGGTCTCGTTACTTTCATCATTATAGTGATGCAGATATTTACATTCATGGCAGAACTTTATTACTTAACCATTTTGACATATCAAATGAGGTAATAAAGGGTTTGGCAAAAAGAGCAAAGGATCTATTTGTGGCAACTATTCATGGAGGTGCAAAAAATATCATCCctgatatatttcaaattgaagGAGGAGGTTCGGATGAGTTGAATAAGTTGGAGATACATAATTCTGAAGAGTTAGAATGTTTGATTGACACTCGTAGTCACTCGAGTGAGGTGGTAACTCTCTTCTCCAAGTTGCATACGCTTCGAATTGAGAACATGAGAAATCTAAGAGTTATATGGCATTGTTTTCTTCCTACCAATGGACATTTTGAGAACTTAGAGAAGTTTCATTTAAGTGATTGTCCACGGTTGACATTTCTCTTCACATATGTGCTTGCTCGAAactttgtaaaattgaaaatattacaaatatctGGATGTGATGAACTGAAGTATATATTAGCAGATGATGACAAAACGGAGGAAGGTGAAGATGAATTCACCACAGGGCATCCTgtaaaaattttacaaaatctgCAGGATGTACAGATAAATAGCTGTCgagaattaaaacatatattccCAGCCAACATTGTTGGAGGCTTAACTCAATTGAAAGTTCTCGAGATAGAAGAATGTGACATGCTAGATCAAATAATTGGAGATATTGTTCCATCAACAGACGGTGATAAACTAATAGAGGAAGGTAAGCATCCATATTTCTATAGCCCTTCAATTCCAACAACAGTTGTGAAGCATAGCCTAGTTACATTACATGGTATTCCTTAGTTAAAAATGGTGACACATGTAGCTTCGAACTTATATATTGTTTCATTGCGATGTTATTTTCCGTTAGTAAGGTTCAAAGTCGAGACACTACTAATCTACGTTTAAAATTATAGACAATTATATTTGCATGTGAAGTTGTttgtcaaatttaaaattatttaaaggaaAATGTCTTGTACGATTATTTTAGTTCCTAGaaaccaatatttttttaatttataattgcTTTTCAGGAACTCTATCCAGCCCTGGAGGCCTTAAGATAAAACGTTGTGGGAAGTTAGGCTCAATTTTTACAGCATCTATAGCTAAGAACTTGACTTCTTTGGAAGAATTGTACATACGAGGGTGCAAAAGTTTGAAGGATATAGTAACTCACGAAAGGGTCAACAAAAATCAGGAGGAAAGCATTGTTGAGGATGAGCCTGATTGTCAGAGTGATATTTCAATCTTCCAAAGTTTGAAAAAGCTACATATCAATGAATGTGAGTTATTGGAGGGTATATTCCCTGTTTCTTTTGTTGGAGAATTGAATGATATAACAAATAAACAGGCTGCTGATTTGAAAGACTTCTCTAGTCGAAATAATACTCAAATTGAGCTTCCTGCTTTACAAGTACTTGAACTTCATCGTATTCGGAACAGAACCGTTGTTGGTAGTTATGATGTGATATGTCCATCTTTAAGAACACTATCATTGGATATTGGGAGATCTGTTGGGTTTTTCAACATAAATTGTTCAAGCGATGCTTCAGAAGCTACAAAAAGGGATTCTATTGCAATCAAGGTATGAAAAACCATCATTTACATTGTTTCTATCTTTGtgaatttacaaaaattaatctaaatatttgaatttcaagATGATGTTGtgtaaaaagtaataaatggTCTTATATGCCCTGCCACTTACTAGTGACCTGAGTTCATATAAATAGCTgcaacataaatttttaatatgtaagtATTGGGATAGATTATTTGGAATAGATTAACtttggaaaattattttttttaatagactaAACAGAAAGCAATTATTTTTTCGAAGAAACAAGTGAATCTAAATAGTTATAGACATTGCTTAAACTTTTATCTATACGAACAATACGATAGAAATGGAATACGTTAATAATCagagttaaaataatatttagttttgttTAAGAAGTATTTTGGTGTATAAATTGCAGATATCGAACTCAGATTTTGATCCGCCGGTTGAAATTGTTGAATGTCTTTCAAAACAACCACATGGTTTGAACTTGATTATGACACACAATATTAGAGAGATTGAACTGACAGGCTTTGATAAGGTAAAGTACCTTTTTAAACTGTCCATTGCTTCATCATTGACGATGTTGGAAATTTTGAGAATTAAGGAATGTCTTGGACTTGTGTACATTATAGACACTGATGATGAATATGGCAAAGAGAATATGAAAGCTATCTTTCCCAACTTAAAAGAGCTCTCAGTGTATAAGTGTTTCCAATTGAAATATATGTTAAGGCAATATGACGTAGCTAATAAGGATTATAAGGAGATTCATATTCAATTCTCAGCATTGGAAATACTCTCTCTTCGGAATCTACCAAAGTTTGTTAGCATTTGTTCTACCAACAATCTCATTGTGACGTGGCCATCTTTGAAGGACTTTGAGTGTTACGAATGTTTGTATCCGTTTTACGGTTCAAGAGAGCCTATTATCACAAGTACGAAGGTAGtcttgtcttttttttctttttatgattattaattaatttttctttttttcgttTATGTTTTTACATTTGCTCTTAATGTCCTACAGGATCCGAAAGGGATTCAGAACCATCTCCCCACTTTGCAAACTCTATACATAACGCATTCTGATGCAGAACGTATTTTTTGTCTTAATGAACATGAAATGATTGGCCAACAAGTGAGTTTAAGGTTAGAGTACTTGATGTTAGAATCTCTACCTCACATGACTTATATTTGGGTGGGTCCCAACAATTCGCTTACTCTCCAACACCTTACCACATTAGAAATAATGAAATGTGAAAAGTTGGAAGTAATCTTTCCAAAGTCTGTTGTAAGATCCTTACCAGAGTTGAAGCACATAATCATAAGAGAGTGCATGGAATTGAAGCAGATCATGGAAGAAGACGAGTCAAATCTTCTTCGTATAGATGGAGGCTGTGAAGTAGAGGACATTATTGGATGTGATAAAGAAGCTTCAAACAATTATTTTGCCTTCCCAAATCTTGAAAAACTAGAAATAGTTGAATGTGCGAAATTGGAAATAGTCTTTCCAAAGTCTGTTTTAAGATGCTTACCAAAGTTGAAGCTTTTGACGATTAAAGAATGCAAAGAATTAAGACAAATCATTGAAGAGGGTGTGGAGGATAAAAATTTGTCTAACCTTGTTTCTCCTCAACCATGCTTCCCAAAACTAGAAGCATTGCATGTTGATGATTGTCACAAGTTGAAAAGATTATTCTCTGGATCTGCTTCTAATGACCTTCCCAATCTTCATCTTCTGGCCATAAATGGAGCCAATGAACTAGAAGAGCTTGTTGGATTTAAACAAGTTAGGATTAAAGTTGAGCTTCCAAGActcaaacttttaatatttacgCTTCTGGAAAACTTCAGTCAAGAGATTGAATTGCATAATGTAAAGAATTGCATTGTCTATAAATGTCCAAAACTCTCTTTGACTTCAACAACTACATTTCAGAAGCTCCTTGAAGATTTTCCTCGCAAAGGTAAATCTTAAACTATTACTAAATAAATGTTGGTCTTAACTCGTATACACTCTCAAAAAGGAAGTTTAtgagttttaaattaaatgtaattttatctcACTTTTATTCAACAacgaaaatatattaattattagactcaaattattttaagaaattaactcttttttagttattttcacattttgttTGCACTATTACAATTTAGTTATCGATGTAATTTAATCTATCTCAGTGCactattacaattttttatttttttatttttttatgatgtcaagaaatattaaataattgttatgttaaCTAAATGCTTTGAAATAAGTCTTGCATATGTATATATTGGCATGGTTTCCAATTCCCAACCGAGTACCAccagaattttttaaaattagaacaTTAACTTAATTTTTGCTGCAAGTCTTTTAATATTAGGTTCTCGTAATTTTAGTTATGAAGACGTAGAGTCGCCACTTTATTTTGATgggtgataaaaaaattaccaactttttatatctgtttctttttatttttaattgtaatgaTATAATGATCCATCGTGGAAACTTGAGGTTGTATTCCTTTTTGttatgaatttcattttcacgTGAATTTcctaatatatatatctttCCACAGATTTCGTAAACACTGAAGTTGGTAGTTGGGAATTTGAAGCCATAGTAAGATCCATATACCGCCATTCAACTATTAATGATAGCAGTGAGTTCACTTCATCAGAGGTCAGAACCAACCAAtctatgaatatgaatataaataaaataaaataaaaaagccGATAATGTCTCGTTATTAGaataacatttttcaatttaacgTACTAAATTTGATCtcctttttattaaaacaaatcaatgtgatccattaaaattaatgtacaaTCAAAGTTCTTACCAAACCTAGCTTTTGCATTGTAAATATGAAACTGAAAACATTTATTGG harbors:
- the LOC108334994 gene encoding uncharacterized protein LOC108334994 isoform X1, with product MECLLGFASSVSRDLVCGALNQLRYPCCFKNFVKRLEEEESNLIITKDSVQKFVTDNKKQARKPSEIVDKWLEDAINDVHNVNQLLEEARTQKHCCFGHCPNWIWRYHVGKKLANKTMNLEKVIEEGRKYVPFDRIATLPSNTLDMLSEKCMNFESRQSAYEQLLDAVKNNDVSMIGLYGMGGCGKTTLAMEVRKLVEAEHLFEKVLFVPVSSTVEVRRIQEKIASSLQFEFPETEEMQRAQRLCSRLTQEKNVFIILDDVWENLDFGRIGIPSSEHHKGCKILITSRSEAVCTLMDCQRKIYLPILTNEEAWTLFQNKALITEATSDTLKEIGRLISNECKGLPVAIAAVACSLKGKAETEWRVALNKLRHSKPINIERGLTDPYKCLQLSYDNLDTKEAKSLFLLCSVFPEDFEIEIEILTRCAIGLGVVGEVDSYEEARSEVIAAKIKLVSCCLLLDADDEGVKMHDIVRDVAHIIAKDENKIIKCEVEKDVRVEQNSVRYLWCAKLPNDLDCSNLEFLCLRTKMKEFDGIFKRMGMLKVLILVNNEYGRRPLLTISFETVTNLRCLFIENYELSDFSFFGGMKNLQSLSLYNCSLPSFPELQTDVAITLKLLDLNGCNIKVKNFEVIKRIPLLEELYIIEIEGEWDANSEELYIIDIEFFKTFSIPETLQRYGIVLGSRYFHHYSDADIYIHGRTLLLNHFDISNEVIKGLAKRAKDLFVATIHGGAKNIIPDIFQIEGGGSDELNKLEIHNSEELECLIDTRSHSSEVVTLFSKLHTLRIENMRNLRVIWHCFLPTNGHFENLEKFHLSDCPRLTFLFTYVLARNFVKLKILQISGCDELKYILADDDKTEEGEDEFTTGHPVKILQNLQDVQINSCRELKHIFPANIVGGLTQLKVLEIEECDMLDQIIGDIVPSTDGDKLIEEGTLSSPGGLKIKRCGKLGSIFTASIAKNLTSLEELYIRGCKSLKDIVTHERVNKNQEESIVEDEPDCQSDISIFQSLKKLHINECELLEGIFPVSFVGELNDITNKQAADLKDFSSRNNTQIELPALQVLELHRIRNRTVVGSYDVICPSLRTLSLDIGRSVGFFNINCSSDASEATKRDSIAIKISNSDFDPPVEIVECLSKQPHGLNLIMTHNIREIELTGFDKVKYLFKLSIASSLTMLEILRIKECLGLVYIIDTDDEYGKENMKAIFPNLKELSVYKCFQLKYMLRQYDVANKDYKEIHIQFSALEILSLRNLPKFVSICSTNNLIVTWPSLKDFECYECLYPFYGSREPIITSTKDPKGIQNHLPTLQTLYITHSDAERIFCLNEHEMIGQQVSLRLEYLMLESLPHMTYIWVGPNNSLTLQHLTTLEIMKCEKLEVIFPKSVVRSLPELKHIIIRECMELKQIMEEDESNLLRIDGGCEVEDIIGCDKEASNNYFAFPNLEKLEIVECAKLEIVFPKSVLRCLPKLKLLTIKECKELRQIIEEGVEDKNLSNLVSPQPCFPKLEALHVDDCHKLKRLFSGSASNDLPNLHLLAINGANELEELVGFKQVRIKVELPRLKLLIFTLLENFSQEIELHNVKNCIVYKCPKLSLTSTTTFQKLLEDFPRKDFVNTEVGSWEFEAIVRSIYRHSTINDSSEFTSSEKIEDVGNESIKSSSTGVEDIGIGGAVATHIAKVVEQDDKMNEGKPGIVASQGIQVQEGLNLLHEQEGIYVALNNNNDISSASADIRTRLGAYKHFVDLDDAHISLLVEAITTYPHLWNASKKFSERFQAWRFKILADMLLFLQKESDDSVIPQREKEFDKLCEEAIEIGFESSWVEEMRQRVVARDPKLEEMRQRVVARDPKLVRMRWPLLLFPKFLRQRISTMKLN
- the LOC108334994 gene encoding uncharacterized protein LOC108334994 isoform X2, whose product is MECLLGFASSVSRDLVCGALNQLRYPCCFKNFVKRLEEEESNLIITKDSVQKFVTDNKKQARKPSEIVDKWLEDAINDVHNVNQLLEEARTQKHCCFGHCPNWIWRYHVGKKLANKTMNLEKVIEEGRKYVPFDRIATLPSNTLDMLSEKCMNFESRQSAYEQLLDAVKNNDVSMIGLYGMGGCGKTTLAMEVRKLVEAEHLFEKVLFVPVSSTVEVRRIQEKIASSLQFEFPETEEMQRAQRLCSRLTQEKNVFIILDDVWENLDFGRIGIPSSEHHKGCKILITSRSEAVCTLMDCQRKIYLPILTNEEAWTLFQNKALITEATSDTLKEIGRLISNECKGLPVAIAAVACSLKGKAETEWRVALNKLRHSKPINIERGLTDPYKCLQLSYDNLDTKEAKSLFLLCSVFPEDFEIEIEILTRCAIGLGVVGEVDSYEEARSEVIAAKIKLVSCCLLLDADDEGVKMHDIVRDVAHIIAKDENKIIKCEVEKDVRVEQNSVRYLWCAKLPNDLDCSNLEFLCLRTKMKEFDGIFKRMGMLKVLILVNNEYGRRPLLTISFETVTNLRCLFIENYELSDFSFFGGMKNLQSLSLYNCSLPSFPELQTDVAITLKLLDLNGCNIKVKNFEVIKRIPLLEELYIIEIEGEWDANSEELYIIDIEFFKTFSIPETLQRYGIVLGSRYFHHYSDADIYIHGRTLLLNHFDISNEVIKGLAKRAKDLFVATIHGGAKNIIPDIFQIEGGGSDELNKLEIHNSEELECLIDTRSHSSEVVTLFSKLHTLRIENMRNLRVIWHCFLPTNGHFENLEKFHLSDCPRLTFLFTYVLARNFVKLKILQISGCDELKYILADDDKTEEGEDEFTTGHPVKILQNLQDVQINSCRELKHIFPANIVGGLTQLKVLEIEECDMLDQIIGDIVPSTDGDKLIEEGTLSSPGGLKIKRCGKLGSIFTASIAKNLTSLEELYIRGCKSLKDIVTHERVNKNQEESIVEDEPDCQSDISIFQSLKKLHINECELLEGIFPVSFVGELNDITNKQAADLKDFSSRNNTQIELPALQVLELHRIRNRTVVGSYDVICPSLRTLSLDIGRSVGFFNINCSSDASEATKRDSIAIKISNSDFDPPVEIVECLSKQPHGLNLIMTHNIREIELTGFDKVKYLFKLSIASSLTMLEILRIKECLGLVYIIDTDDEYGKENMKAIFPNLKELSVYKCFQLKYMLRQYDVANKDYKEIHIQFSALEILSLRNLPKFVSICSTNNLIVTWPSLKDFECYECLYPFYGSREPIITSTKDPKGIQNHLPTLQTLYITHSDAERIFCLNEHEMIGQQVSLRLEYLMLESLPHMTYIWVGPNNSLTLQHLTTLEIMKCEKLEVIFPKSVVRSLPELKHIIIRECMELKQIMEEDESNLLRIDGGCEVEDIIGCDKEASNNYFAFPNLEKLEIVECAKLEIVFPKSVLRCLPKLKLLTIKECKELRQIIEEGVEDKNLSNLVSPQPCFPKLEALHVDDCHKLKRLFSGSASNDLPNLHLLAINGANELEELVGFKQVRIKVELPRLKLLIFTLLENFSQEIELHNVKNCIVYKCPKLSLTSTTTFQKLLEDFPRKDFVNTEVGSWEFEAIVRSIYRHSTINDSSEFTSSEKIEDVGNESIKSSSTGVEDIGIGGAVATHIAKVVEQDDKMNEGKPGIVASQGIQVQEGLNLLHEQEGIYVALNNNNDISSDIRTRLGAYKHFVDLDDAHISLLVEAITTYPHLWNASKKFSERFQAWRFKILADMLLFLQKESDDSVIPQREKEFDKLCEEAIEIGFESSWVEEMRQRVVARDPKLEEMRQRVVARDPKLVRMRWPLLLFPKFLRQRISTMKLN